From a single Miscanthus floridulus cultivar M001 chromosome 8, ASM1932011v1, whole genome shotgun sequence genomic region:
- the LOC136470201 gene encoding glycine-rich cell wall structural protein-like has protein sequence MASKALLVLALLLAATFLVASANEQAQATKEEKKAEVQDWHGGGSYPGGGGGWHGGGGYPGGGNPGGHCQWGCCNRHGPLGVA, from the exons ATGGCGTCCAAGGCGCTCCTCGTGTTAGCGCTCCTGCTCGCCGCCACTTTCCTCGTCGCCTCCGCTAACGAGCAAGCCC AGGCGACCAAAGAGGAGAAGAAGGCGGAGGTCCAGGACTGGCACGGCGGTGGCAGCTAcccgggtggcggcggcggctggcacGGCGGGGGAGGCTACCCTGGCGGCGGCAACCCTGGTGGCCACTGCCAGTGGGGTTGCTGCAACC